In Streptomyces capitiformicae, one genomic interval encodes:
- a CDS encoding DUF1490 family protein codes for MHPAALAGATLGRLAHHAVSGLVGAALLRGASKAAPKAKPATRKAVVGGLAGGIVAARWLGSAAEEARLKAGDMLAEARSSLGEEAPPPSAVDIGGHDHDHEH; via the coding sequence ATGCATCCCGCAGCTCTCGCCGGTGCCACCCTCGGTCGCCTCGCCCACCACGCCGTCTCCGGGCTCGTCGGAGCGGCCCTCCTGCGGGGGGCGAGCAAGGCGGCCCCCAAGGCCAAACCCGCGACGCGCAAAGCGGTGGTCGGCGGCCTCGCCGGTGGGATCGTGGCCGCCCGGTGGCTCGGGTCCGCCGCGGAGGAAGCGCGGCTGAAGGCGGGGGACATGCTGGCGGAGGCCCGCTCCTCACTGGGTGAGGAAGCGCCGCCCCCGTCCGCGGTCGACATCGGCGGCCACGACCACGACCACGAGCACTGA